From a single Sediminibacterium sp. KACHI17 genomic region:
- a CDS encoding HD domain-containing protein gives MQEQDIIEKTELFVRDTLQHSESGHNWFHIERVWKNAKHIGQYEPVDMLVVELAALLHDIADSKFYNGDETIGPKMARNFLESQGADTAIIEHVIHIMENMSFRSGYDTPSFISPELQVVQDADRLDAIGAIGIARAFHYGGYKNREIYDPGIPPDLHMDKEAYKKSTAPTINHFYEKLLLLKDKMNTNTGKKIAEERHSFMEKYLQQFYAEWNGEA, from the coding sequence ATGCAGGAACAAGATATTATTGAAAAAACAGAATTGTTCGTTAGAGATACTTTACAACACAGCGAAAGCGGACATAATTGGTTTCATATCGAGCGTGTTTGGAAAAACGCAAAACACATAGGCCAATATGAGCCTGTAGATATGCTTGTTGTTGAACTAGCGGCGCTTTTACATGATATAGCAGATTCAAAATTTTATAATGGAGATGAAACCATCGGACCTAAGATGGCGCGGAATTTTTTAGAAAGCCAAGGTGCGGATACTGCGATTATTGAGCATGTTATTCATATCATGGAAAACATGTCATTCAGATCCGGATACGATACACCTTCTTTTATATCCCCGGAATTACAAGTAGTGCAAGATGCAGACAGGCTTGATGCAATTGGTGCAATCGGCATCGCCAGGGCTTTTCATTATGGTGGTTATAAGAACCGCGAGATCTATGACCCGGGTATACCACCCGATCTCCATATGGACAAAGAAGCGTATAAAAAAAGCACTGCGCCTACCATCAATCATTTTTATGAAAAATTGTTGTTGTTAAAAGATAAAATGAATACCAATACCGGTAAGAAGATCGCCGAAGAGAGACACAGTTTCATGGAAAAATATCTACAACAATTTTATGCAGAATGGAATGGAGAAGCTTAA
- a CDS encoding peptidylprolyl isomerase, with protein MYIKQFCLLVLLAVSACSTPKYFRKLDKEEKTAVKKAKKWVDLSPKQTHVLIMTSKGEMVVKLYDETPLHRDNFISKVKAGFYDSLLFHRVINRFMIQGGDPESKYATADKRIGGGSAPGDRIPAEFRTEKNIFHKRGALAAARTDNPEKASSNCQFYIVQRPAWRRSELDSTIRSRNLTLNDYQKNLYTTEGGTPHLDGGYTVFGELITGFNVLDSIATTPTKSDRPINDVRMRMFLLNTPKKK; from the coding sequence ATGTATATAAAACAATTTTGCTTATTGGTTTTACTGGCTGTATCGGCTTGCTCTACCCCTAAGTATTTCCGAAAGCTGGATAAAGAGGAAAAAACGGCGGTAAAAAAAGCAAAGAAATGGGTCGATCTGTCTCCGAAACAAACGCATGTACTCATCATGACCAGCAAGGGAGAAATGGTAGTGAAATTATATGACGAAACACCTTTGCACAGAGATAATTTTATCTCAAAGGTCAAGGCAGGATTTTATGACAGCCTTCTTTTTCATCGTGTCATCAATCGCTTCATGATCCAGGGTGGTGACCCTGAAAGTAAATATGCTACTGCTGATAAAAGAATTGGTGGTGGATCTGCACCCGGAGATCGTATTCCTGCTGAGTTCAGAACAGAAAAAAATATCTTCCATAAAAGAGGTGCATTGGCTGCAGCCAGAACAGATAATCCGGAAAAAGCCAGCAGTAACTGTCAATTTTATATCGTTCAACGACCTGCATGGCGCAGATCAGAATTAGACAGTACCATTCGCTCGCGAAATCTTACGCTGAATGATTACCAAAAAAATCTATACACTACAGAAGGGGGCACGCCACATCTTGACGGTGGATACACGGTATTCGGCGAACTTATTACAGGGTTCAATGTCTTGGATTCAATTGCAACAACACCCACTAAGAGTGACAGACCTATTAATGACGTGAGAATGCGAATGTTTCTACTGAATACTCCTAAAAAGAAATAG
- a CDS encoding MBOAT family O-acyltransferase, translating to MVILKYTNFGIDIINGMGARFDNLKFLVPVGLSFYTFSTIGYVTDVYRKKIEPEKDIFSFSAYISFFPHLLAGPIPAATKHLRQFTYPRIFSVSNVEPAIRKIIWGLFKKMVIADNISISVDYCFARADSLNSLSLYLGIVLFSFQIYADFSAYSDIARGVAKFFSIDLFQNFKSPFFSRNPGEFWRRWHISLTRWLTDYLYKPMGGRSLGYGGFIVVILFIFLFSGLWHGSSINFVLWGLLNGIYYVVYLLFKQIKHYDEPPDKNRWLPSFATLGKVMLTFHLITFSRILFKAESLGKAKLYWNSMINNHSLNWPPSFLYAHIHWCLLLVLMEWMQRFRQHPLDVSNNKWIRYFLYAIIFLIVILYHKKLSLQEYYYFRF from the coding sequence TTGGTTATTCTGAAGTATACCAATTTTGGTATTGATATTATCAATGGAATGGGGGCTCGTTTCGATAATTTGAAATTTTTGGTACCCGTTGGCCTTAGCTTTTATACGTTTAGCACCATTGGATATGTAACAGACGTATACAGGAAAAAGATTGAGCCGGAGAAAGATATCTTTTCATTTAGTGCCTATATCAGTTTCTTTCCCCATCTTTTAGCAGGGCCTATTCCTGCTGCAACAAAACATCTGCGACAATTTACATATCCAAGAATATTTAGTGTATCGAATGTTGAGCCCGCTATTCGTAAGATCATTTGGGGCTTATTCAAAAAAATGGTGATCGCTGATAATATTAGTATCTCAGTAGATTATTGTTTTGCAAGGGCTGACTCATTGAATAGTCTCTCCTTGTATTTGGGTATTGTATTATTCAGCTTTCAAATTTATGCCGACTTCTCTGCTTACTCAGATATAGCTAGAGGGGTAGCCAAATTTTTCAGTATCGATCTTTTCCAAAATTTTAAATCTCCCTTTTTTAGTAGAAACCCGGGTGAGTTTTGGAGGAGATGGCACATCTCACTTACAAGATGGCTTACTGATTATTTGTATAAACCAATGGGCGGACGCTCTTTAGGATACGGGGGTTTTATAGTTGTTATTCTTTTTATTTTTCTGTTCAGTGGCTTATGGCATGGTTCGAGTATCAACTTTGTATTATGGGGATTGTTGAATGGGATCTATTATGTCGTTTATCTGCTTTTTAAACAGATCAAGCATTATGATGAACCCCCAGATAAAAATCGATGGTTACCCTCCTTTGCAACGTTGGGGAAGGTCATGCTAACATTTCATCTGATCACTTTCAGTCGTATCCTATTCAAAGCAGAAAGTCTGGGAAAAGCAAAGTTGTACTGGAATAGTATGATCAATAATCATTCCTTGAATTGGCCTCCCTCTTTTTTATATGCTCACATTCATTGGTGTTTGTTGTTAGTACTGATGGAGTGGATGCAACGTTTTAGGCAACATCCGCTGGATGTTTCAAATAATAAGTGGATACGTTATTTTCTCTATGCCATTATTTTTTTGATCGTGATTCTTTATCATAAGAAATTATCTTTGCAAGAGTATTATTACTTCAGATTTTAA
- a CDS encoding LuxR C-terminal-related transcriptional regulator: protein MEPRDLGKYTRSFVTDIPADLHSEEFKYFNETIPKFPEEGIYIYSFVEGRMIYAHGWEEVLGYRDDEITMLKIVSMTAPDYAPFVDELNDKALMFIHKTTTDLDKYSFLIESKKLHKNGSEVPIVARVGVFEHENGKLKSIIGRFQVNRNLTFGKVMRYAAFGPDKVEFEEELNKTLFYKYAISNKEREALAMVAKGYSFKEIANLFNVSQSAIEKRIIPLYKRFDVKSLTHLVSFAYENHILP, encoded by the coding sequence ATGGAACCTAGAGATTTAGGCAAGTACACGCGTTCATTTGTCACCGATATCCCCGCTGATCTTCATTCTGAAGAGTTCAAGTATTTCAATGAAACCATCCCAAAGTTTCCGGAAGAAGGTATTTATATCTACTCTTTTGTAGAAGGCAGAATGATCTATGCCCATGGATGGGAAGAAGTGCTGGGTTATCGGGATGATGAAATCACGATGCTGAAAATAGTAAGTATGACAGCACCTGATTATGCACCTTTTGTAGATGAGTTGAACGATAAAGCATTGATGTTTATTCACAAGACCACTACTGATCTCGACAAATACAGCTTCTTGATCGAGTCAAAAAAACTACACAAAAATGGTTCTGAAGTTCCCATCGTTGCAAGAGTAGGAGTATTTGAACACGAAAACGGAAAATTGAAATCGATCATTGGTCGCTTTCAGGTAAATAGAAATCTGACTTTTGGAAAAGTAATGCGCTATGCTGCATTCGGTCCTGATAAAGTTGAATTTGAAGAAGAACTCAATAAAACACTGTTTTATAAATATGCGATATCGAATAAAGAAAGAGAAGCTTTGGCCATGGTTGCTAAGGGATACTCCTTCAAAGAGATCGCAAACCTTTTTAATGTATCCCAATCCGCAATTGAAAAAAGAATCATTCCGTTATACAAACGTTTTGATGTAAAAAGCTTGACACACTTAGTGAGTTTTGCTTATGAAAATCATATCCTGCCTTAA
- the pulA gene encoding type I pullulanase gives MKQILMLMAWLAFSSAVDAQYTFDRYPTYKGSDLGLTYTPSSSVFRIWSPPASAMELKLYETGTGGVAKQTIQMQKNVSGTWVAIVNRDLKGMFYTVRANINGRWSNEVTDPYARATGINGQRAQVLDLKETNPVGWEQDKSPNFSEKNLPTDAIIYELHIRDATIDEESGAKHKGKFLGLAETGTRNKAGLSTGLDHIKELGVTHVHLLPFYDYNSVDETKTGQYNWGYDPVNYNVPEGSYSTDAADGRTRIRELKQMIQAFHQNGLRVVMDVVYNHTALTETSNFNQLVPGYYYRQKPDGSFSDATACGNETASERAMMRKFMLESVVYWVKEYHIDGFRFDLMGVHDIETMNLISDTLHKIKPDILLYGEGWTAGASPYPEEKRALKKNAHLLKGIAVFSDDIRDGIKGSVFDIKDRGFATGKAANTESVKFGIVASLPHRQIDMSKVNYSKEAYASGPSNVITYAECHDNNVLWDKIALSVPEASEEERKKMHELALTIVLTSQGIPFLHAGSEFLRSKFGEENSYNKGDSVNAIRWGLKTKNKSTYFLIQKLISSKKWHSSFRLSSADDILKSIQFIENNPEGVISYMTHEVISNPSMKTEQKRNIFVVYNGTRNSQTIQMPKGLWMPLDVMCLEGVLSPARIVEGAFDLAGFSGDILVEVSR, from the coding sequence ATGAAACAAATTTTGATGCTTATGGCATGGCTTGCTTTTTCTTCAGCAGTTGATGCACAATATACATTTGATAGATATCCTACCTATAAAGGGTCTGACTTGGGGTTAACTTATACGCCATCATCTTCTGTATTCAGAATTTGGAGTCCGCCTGCATCAGCAATGGAGTTGAAATTATATGAAACAGGAACGGGAGGTGTTGCAAAGCAGACCATTCAAATGCAGAAAAATGTATCAGGCACTTGGGTGGCTATTGTAAATCGTGATCTAAAGGGTATGTTTTATACCGTTCGTGCTAATATAAATGGCCGGTGGAGTAATGAAGTAACAGATCCCTATGCCAGAGCAACTGGTATCAATGGACAAAGGGCACAGGTACTTGATTTAAAAGAAACAAATCCTGTTGGTTGGGAACAAGACAAGAGCCCGAATTTTTCGGAGAAAAATTTACCTACCGATGCTATCATTTATGAATTGCATATTCGGGATGCTACTATCGATGAAGAATCGGGAGCAAAACATAAAGGGAAATTTCTTGGGCTTGCGGAAACGGGAACCAGAAATAAAGCCGGACTTTCAACCGGATTGGATCATATCAAAGAACTGGGTGTAACGCATGTGCATTTATTACCCTTCTATGATTATAACTCAGTTGATGAAACCAAGACCGGTCAGTACAATTGGGGTTATGATCCGGTGAATTACAATGTACCCGAAGGTTCTTATAGTACAGATGCAGCTGATGGCAGAACACGCATCCGAGAATTAAAACAAATGATCCAGGCATTTCATCAGAATGGATTGCGTGTGGTGATGGATGTGGTGTATAACCATACAGCATTAACAGAAACATCCAACTTCAATCAACTGGTGCCGGGCTATTACTATCGCCAAAAACCTGATGGTAGTTTTTCTGATGCTACGGCTTGTGGTAATGAAACGGCAAGTGAAAGAGCCATGATGCGCAAGTTTATGTTAGAGAGTGTGGTGTATTGGGTGAAGGAATATCATATTGATGGATTTCGTTTTGACCTGATGGGTGTTCATGATATTGAAACCATGAATTTGATTTCAGATACACTGCATAAGATCAAGCCGGATATCTTATTGTATGGTGAAGGATGGACAGCCGGTGCATCTCCTTATCCCGAAGAAAAAAGAGCGTTGAAAAAAAATGCCCATCTGTTAAAAGGGATAGCAGTATTCAGTGATGATATCCGTGATGGAATCAAAGGAAGTGTATTTGATATTAAGGATCGGGGTTTTGCAACCGGTAAGGCTGCAAATACTGAATCAGTGAAATTTGGGATCGTGGCTTCCTTACCACATCGGCAAATTGATATGAGTAAGGTGAATTATTCTAAAGAAGCATATGCTAGTGGTCCATCGAATGTGATCACTTATGCAGAGTGTCATGATAATAATGTTCTGTGGGATAAAATAGCATTATCGGTACCCGAGGCCTCAGAGGAAGAAAGAAAAAAAATGCATGAGTTGGCATTAACGATCGTGTTGACTTCACAAGGGATCCCTTTTTTGCATGCGGGTTCTGAATTTTTGCGTTCTAAGTTTGGAGAAGAGAACTCCTATAATAAAGGAGATAGTGTGAATGCGATACGATGGGGATTGAAGACAAAAAATAAGAGTACCTATTTTCTTATCCAAAAACTGATCAGCTCAAAGAAATGGCATTCATCTTTTAGACTGTCTTCAGCCGACGATATTCTTAAAAGCATTCAATTCATTGAAAATAATCCAGAGGGCGTTATTAGTTATATGACCCATGAAGTGATATCGAATCCTTCTATGAAAACGGAGCAAAAAAGGAACATTTTTGTGGTCTACAACGGAACAAGAAATAGTCAAACCATACAGATGCCGAAAGGTTTATGGATGCCGTTGGATGTAATGTGTTTAGAAGGGGTGCTTTCGCCAGCAAGAATAGTAGAGGGGGCTTTCGATTTAGCAGGATTTAGCGGTGATATTTTAGTAGAGGTTAGTCGTTAA
- a CDS encoding family 10 glycosylhydrolase, which translates to MSRKIVLFGVLMLTAFVFQHCKVSQKNQSVKNPVNTTFQADREFRAAWIATVANINWPSKPGLSVAEQQREAIEQLDFLKAHHFNAVVFQVRPQADALYNSELEPWSYYLTGQQGKAPDPLYDPLTFWTEAAHDRGMEMHVWLNPYRAHHKDGKEISEQSIVKKRPDLVMKLKEGYWWMDPARKATQDLTSAVVKDLVKRYDIDGIHFDDYFYPYPSYNGTDDFPDDESWSAYKASGGQLSRGDWRRDAVNTLIERLYKEIKAEKKYVKFGLSPFGIWRPGYPASIEGFDQYDQLYADAKLWLNKGWIDYFSPQLYWPINRMPQSYPVLLGWWQGENTMQRHLWPGISVGRDTSAKNVNEIMSQIMISRGMLPQSMGVVHWNIFSVSKNPPMAKALIDGPYKKQALIPASPWLGSEPPATPMVSLETLTDKIKVSWTHTNEASVFRWVIYYEYGNQKRYQILNRKDRSILLDRYIANGGNEKLVVSNIKVTAVDRLGNESKR; encoded by the coding sequence ATGTCCAGGAAAATTGTTTTGTTTGGTGTGCTCATGCTGACTGCATTCGTATTTCAGCATTGTAAAGTCTCGCAAAAAAATCAATCAGTAAAAAACCCTGTAAATACAACATTCCAGGCAGACAGAGAATTCAGGGCTGCATGGATCGCAACAGTAGCGAATATCAACTGGCCATCAAAGCCGGGTTTAAGTGTTGCTGAACAGCAACGTGAAGCCATCGAGCAATTGGATTTTCTAAAGGCACACCATTTCAATGCTGTGGTATTTCAGGTACGACCGCAGGCTGATGCCTTGTATAACAGTGAGTTGGAGCCTTGGTCTTATTATCTAACCGGACAACAAGGGAAAGCCCCGGATCCATTGTATGATCCGCTGACATTCTGGACAGAAGCTGCACATGACCGTGGAATGGAAATGCATGTATGGCTGAATCCCTATCGTGCGCATCATAAGGATGGTAAAGAGATCAGTGAGCAATCCATTGTTAAGAAGAGACCCGACCTTGTGATGAAATTGAAAGAAGGATATTGGTGGATGGATCCGGCACGTAAAGCCACACAAGATCTTACTTCTGCTGTTGTAAAAGATTTGGTGAAGCGCTACGATATTGATGGCATTCATTTCGACGATTATTTCTATCCATACCCTTCTTATAACGGAACGGATGATTTTCCGGATGATGAAAGTTGGTCGGCCTACAAAGCATCCGGTGGACAACTATCCCGCGGCGATTGGCGAAGGGATGCAGTGAATACTTTGATCGAGAGATTGTATAAAGAGATCAAAGCAGAAAAGAAATATGTGAAGTTTGGATTGAGTCCATTTGGTATCTGGCGTCCGGGTTATCCTGCTTCAATAGAAGGCTTCGATCAGTACGATCAGTTGTATGCTGATGCAAAGCTTTGGTTGAATAAAGGGTGGATCGATTATTTCTCTCCGCAGTTATACTGGCCTATCAACCGAATGCCACAGAGCTATCCCGTATTGCTGGGTTGGTGGCAAGGTGAGAATACCATGCAGCGACATTTATGGCCGGGGATCAGTGTTGGCAGAGATACCAGTGCTAAAAATGTAAATGAGATCATGAGTCAGATCATGATTTCTAGAGGGATGCTTCCACAAAGTATGGGCGTGGTTCACTGGAATATTTTTTCAGTGTCTAAAAATCCACCTATGGCCAAAGCACTGATCGATGGGCCTTATAAAAAACAGGCATTGATACCTGCAAGTCCATGGCTGGGATCAGAGCCACCTGCTACACCAATGGTATCACTGGAAACACTGACAGATAAGATCAAAGTCAGTTGGACACATACCAATGAAGCATCGGTTTTCAGATGGGTTATTTATTATGAATATGGCAATCAGAAAAGGTATCAGATACTCAACCGAAAAGACAGATCTATTTTACTCGACAGATATATTGCCAATGGAGGAAACGAAAAACTGGTTGTTTCAAATATTAAAGTAACAGCTGTTGACAGATTAGGAAATGAAAGTAAACGATAG
- a CDS encoding Crp/Fnr family transcriptional regulator — protein MVPIDIIREHFPFFEKDLQEQIAEAGDVREFDAGEILMKTGQNIRSTMLVISGLIKIFREDEDGNEFFMYYLQPGQACALSMVCAIKQETSQIMAKTSAKTEVITIPLSFMDQWMAGYKTWYHFVVSSYRDRFEDMLQTIDHIAFRNMDERLVFYLQQHQNTLKSNIVSVSFTEIAQELNSSREVISRLMKKLAEKGMIKQHKSHIEIINLQKLLS, from the coding sequence ATGGTACCTATCGACATCATACGTGAGCACTTTCCTTTTTTTGAAAAAGATTTACAAGAGCAGATCGCTGAAGCAGGAGATGTGCGGGAATTTGACGCCGGAGAAATACTCATGAAAACGGGGCAGAATATTCGCTCAACCATGCTCGTTATATCCGGACTCATTAAAATATTCAGAGAGGATGAAGATGGGAATGAGTTTTTCATGTACTACTTGCAACCCGGACAAGCCTGCGCCCTCTCAATGGTTTGTGCCATCAAACAAGAGACCAGTCAGATCATGGCAAAAACCTCTGCGAAGACAGAGGTCATTACCATCCCGCTGAGTTTTATGGATCAATGGATGGCCGGTTATAAAACCTGGTATCATTTTGTTGTAAGCAGCTATAGAGATCGTTTTGAGGATATGTTACAAACGATCGATCATATCGCATTCCGCAATATGGATGAACGTTTGGTGTTTTATTTACAACAGCATCAGAACACACTAAAATCAAATATTGTATCCGTCAGTTTTACTGAAATAGCACAGGAGTTGAATTCCTCAAGAGAAGTGATCTCAAGACTGATGAAAAAGCTAGCTGAAAAAGGAATGATCAAACAACATAAATCACACATCGAAATCATTAACCTGCAAAAACTACTATCGTGA
- a CDS encoding sulfite exporter TauE/SafE family protein: MEIAGYIASLVIGISLGLIGGGGSILTVPVLVYLFGVEPVLATAYSLFIVGTSSLVGALPKYKQGLVNIKTAVIFGIPSIAAVFATRKFIVPHIPSEVFQIGDFIVTKPILMMLLFAVLMVFASVSMIREKGKSTKNENEEQKFNYPVILLEGAVVGVLTGLVGAGGGFLIIPALVLLSKLPMKQAVGTSLLIIAAKSLIGFTGDISNYKMDWTLLGLVTTLAIVGIFIGNQLSKKIDGNKLKKGFGWFVLVMGIYIIAKELLLPGAGH, from the coding sequence ATGGAAATTGCAGGTTATATCGCATCCCTCGTTATTGGTATCTCTTTAGGATTGATAGGCGGAGGTGGTTCAATCCTTACTGTTCCGGTATTGGTATATCTGTTTGGTGTAGAGCCTGTTTTGGCAACAGCCTATTCATTATTTATTGTAGGTACTTCCAGTTTAGTAGGTGCTTTGCCTAAATACAAACAAGGACTTGTAAATATTAAAACAGCTGTGATTTTTGGTATCCCTTCTATTGCTGCTGTCTTTGCTACCAGAAAATTCATAGTACCACATATTCCCAGCGAGGTATTTCAAATAGGAGATTTTATCGTCACAAAACCCATCCTCATGATGCTGCTCTTTGCAGTATTGATGGTTTTTGCTTCTGTTTCGATGATTCGTGAAAAGGGAAAATCCACTAAAAATGAAAACGAGGAACAAAAATTCAACTACCCTGTTATCCTTTTAGAAGGAGCTGTGGTAGGTGTTCTAACAGGTTTGGTAGGTGCAGGAGGTGGCTTTCTTATTATTCCCGCATTGGTACTCTTGAGTAAACTGCCTATGAAGCAAGCCGTGGGCACTTCTCTACTTATCATCGCTGCCAAATCATTGATCGGATTTACAGGAGACATCAGTAATTATAAGATGGACTGGACTTTGCTGGGATTGGTTACAACATTAGCGATTGTAGGCATCTTCATTGGCAATCAACTCAGTAAAAAAATTGATGGCAATAAACTCAAAAAAGGCTTTGGCTGGTTCGTACTCGTAATGGGCATTTATATTATCGCAAAAGAATTGTTACTACCCGGCGCCGGTCATTAA
- a CDS encoding MBL fold metallo-hydrolase, translated as MIVEQIYTGCLAQGAYYIESNGEAVVIDPLREVAPYIQKAERNGAKIKYVLETHFHADFVSGHIDLAKKTGAKIVYGPNAKPDFDFYAAKDGEVLTVGNATIQVLHTPGHTMESTCYLLKDETGKAVGLFSGDTLFIGDVGRPDLAQKVKADLTQEMLAGYLFDSLRNKIMPLADDIIVYPAHGAGSACGKNMSKETTDTLGHQKQTNYALRADMTKDEFIKEVITGLVAPPAYFPLNVMMNIHGYDSIDTVLERGQHALSPEAFEAAANETSALILDTRDPQTFAGGFIPNSINIGIDGNFAPWVGAMIPDIKQEILLVTDEGREQEVITRLARVGYDYTIGYLKGGFEAWKASGKEVDQIRSISAEELAVIAANEQVHILDVRKNSEHLSEHVINAENAPLDFINDSMSQIDKNKTYYVHCAGGYRSMIFNSILRARGFNNLTDIKGGFKAIKESGKFPVSDYVCPTTLL; from the coding sequence ATGATAGTAGAACAAATTTACACGGGATGTTTAGCACAAGGTGCTTATTACATTGAAAGCAATGGCGAAGCTGTAGTGATCGACCCTTTGAGAGAGGTAGCTCCCTACATTCAAAAAGCAGAACGCAATGGTGCTAAGATCAAGTATGTATTAGAAACACATTTTCATGCCGACTTTGTATCAGGGCATATCGACTTAGCAAAGAAAACAGGCGCAAAGATTGTTTATGGACCCAATGCAAAACCCGATTTTGATTTTTATGCTGCTAAAGACGGTGAAGTATTAACAGTAGGTAATGCTACCATTCAGGTATTACACACGCCAGGGCATACCATGGAAAGTACTTGCTACTTATTGAAAGACGAAACAGGTAAAGCAGTAGGCTTATTCAGCGGTGATACTTTATTTATCGGAGATGTAGGTCGCCCGGACCTGGCACAAAAAGTAAAAGCAGACCTCACACAAGAAATGTTAGCAGGATATCTGTTTGATTCTTTACGTAACAAGATCATGCCACTCGCTGATGATATCATCGTGTATCCGGCTCATGGTGCAGGTAGTGCTTGCGGAAAAAATATGAGTAAGGAAACCACTGATACACTGGGTCATCAAAAGCAAACCAACTATGCACTTAGAGCTGATATGACCAAAGATGAATTCATTAAAGAAGTTATTACTGGTTTGGTTGCTCCACCCGCTTATTTCCCACTGAATGTCATGATGAATATCCATGGATATGATAGTATTGATACTGTTTTAGAAAGAGGTCAGCATGCATTGAGTCCTGAGGCTTTTGAAGCAGCTGCCAATGAAACAAGTGCATTGATCCTTGACACACGTGATCCTCAAACATTCGCTGGTGGTTTTATCCCGAATTCGATCAATATCGGTATCGATGGAAACTTCGCTCCATGGGTAGGTGCAATGATACCGGATATCAAACAAGAGATTTTATTGGTGACCGATGAAGGCAGGGAGCAGGAAGTGATCACACGTTTGGCAAGAGTCGGTTACGATTATACCATCGGTTATCTGAAAGGCGGCTTTGAAGCATGGAAAGCATCCGGCAAAGAAGTAGATCAGATTCGTTCGATCTCAGCCGAAGAACTTGCAGTCATTGCAGCAAATGAACAAGTACACATACTTGACGTTCGTAAAAACAGTGAACACCTTAGCGAGCACGTGATCAATGCCGAAAATGCGCCACTTGATTTTATCAATGACAGTATGAGTCAGATCGATAAAAACAAGACCTATTATGTACACTGTGCAGGAGGTTACCGCTCGATGATCTTCAATTCGATTCTTCGTGCAAGAGGATTTAATAATCTGACCGATATAAAAGGGGGGTTCAAAGCCATCAAAGAGTCAGGAAAGTTTCCTGTGAGTGATTATGTATGCCCAACAACTTTATTATAA
- a CDS encoding rhodanese-like domain-containing protein, whose product MKTIQELINDSNTIIIDVRTSSEYNVSHYPGAINIPLDELPKHLAELKADDKSILLYCRSGNRSGIGMNFLHQQGLKDVYNGGGLNDMLFYQNK is encoded by the coding sequence ATGAAAACAATACAAGAACTGATCAACGATTCAAACACAATCATTATTGACGTAAGGACCTCAAGTGAATACAATGTTTCACATTATCCGGGTGCTATTAATATTCCCCTGGATGAATTACCGAAACATCTCGCAGAGCTGAAGGCGGACGACAAATCCATTCTTCTCTATTGCAGAAGTGGTAACAGAAGCGGTATCGGTATGAATTTCTTGCATCAACAAGGATTAAAGGATGTGTACAATGGCGGAGGACTGAACGACATGTTGTTTTATCAAAACAAATAA
- a CDS encoding rhodanese-like domain-containing protein: protein MLSIFKKLFAPPVNFKEVIAKGALILDVRTKAEFDSGHIKGSLNIPLDELPKKLGELHQKHKPIIVVCRSGNRSSIAKSILKSDGIEVYNGGAWNSLEQKIK, encoded by the coding sequence ATGCTATCAATATTTAAAAAACTATTTGCGCCTCCAGTGAACTTCAAAGAAGTAATAGCGAAAGGAGCTTTAATCCTTGATGTAAGAACAAAAGCCGAGTTTGATAGTGGACACATCAAAGGTTCCTTAAATATTCCACTGGATGAACTTCCAAAAAAGCTTGGAGAGCTTCATCAAAAGCATAAACCCATTATTGTCGTTTGCAGAAGTGGTAACAGAAGCAGTATTGCCAAAAGCATTCTGAAAAGTGATGGCATAGAGGTTTACAATGGTGGTGCCTGGAATAGTCTAGAACAGAAAATAAAATAA
- a CDS encoding DUF6132 family protein codes for MKKWFKHNKLIIIGAFTGAIGGYLYWKYVGCLSGTCAITSKPMNSTIYFAVIGAVVFSLFKKNSKEKNHAESFISKDH; via the coding sequence ATGAAGAAGTGGTTTAAACACAATAAGCTGATCATCATAGGAGCATTCACCGGAGCGATAGGCGGCTATTTGTATTGGAAATATGTTGGCTGCCTAAGCGGCACCTGTGCTATTACTTCAAAACCGATGAATAGCACGATCTATTTCGCTGTTATTGGAGCAGTGGTATTTAGCTTATTCAAAAAGAATTCAAAAGAAAAAAATCATGCTGAATCATTCATTTCAAAAGATCATTGA